From the Deltaproteobacteria bacterium RIFCSPHIGHO2_02_FULL_44_16 genome, the window CGGAGGTGGAATAAAAACGAAGCCTTGGCCATTCTTTTTCTGGAACCGATTTTACAACTGCAGCAATAAGGGTTTCAGCCGGCAGTGATTTAAAATCGACAACAATTGGCATGTTTGGAATTTTTTCCAAAACTTCGTTGAGCATTGGGATGCGCAGTTCCTCTGGATTACATTGCGTTTTATACGTTTGAGGCCCTTGATATTTTGCGCTCGTATCAAGTGCTGTCACTTCTGCCGCTGTCTTGTCGGCAATAGCTCCTTTACTCTCTGTCCACATCGAGAGATCTTCAGGATGATAAAGAACAACAACGTCATCTTTCGTCACTTGGACGTCGAGTTCAAGAGCAGCTACTTTTTGCTGAACATTATGTCGAAAAGCACAGAGTGTATTTTCTGGAAAATTTAATTTCCCACCACGATGAGCAATGATTTCTGGTTTTGCCATATGCGATCCTTTTCTTTTGGGATGAGCATTTTCAAATGGGAATGCTGAAAATACGATCATGAGGAGAATCAGTCTTTTCTTGAACATGGAGCCTCCCTATCAACAAATGAGATTTGCAGCAAGAGCTATGCAAGCGCTTGTTTGAAATCTTCAAGTAAATCATGTGCTGATTCGATCCCCACAGAAACGCGGATGAGTGTATCAGAGACACCAGCTTTCATACGTTCTTCGTAACCCATGGCAGCATGCGAAGTTTTTGCAGGGCAACAGAGTAATGTTTCCACGCCACCAAGGCTCACCGCTTTGGTGTCGAGATTCAGTTTCTGAAAAAAACTCTCGGTGTGTGTTGCATCGCCGTCGATTTCAAAACTGAGCATGCCGCTAAAGCCATCCAGAAACTCCCGCGCGAAATGATGTTGTGGATGCGTGGTGAGACCTGGATATGAAACAGTTTTGACCTTGGGATGCTGCGAAAGCATTTCAGCAAGTTGCTTCGCATTCTGATGATGTTGCTTCATGCGAATCGCTAATGTTTTGAGACCACGGTGGAGCAAAAAACAGGCGTGGGGATCGAGCGCTGCGCCAAGATAGTGCATGGTTTGAAGCATTGCTGTGATGTACTGTTTTTTCCCGATGGCAGCGCCAGCGATGAGATCCGAATGTCCATTCAAATATTTTGTAGCGCTATGGAGTGAGACATCAAATCCAAGTTCAGCAGGACGAAAGTTGATCGGAGTTGCAAACGTGTTGTCTGTCATTGAGATCAAATTATGTTCGCGAGCAAAATCGACAACAGCTTTGAGATGAGGAACTTCCATAAGCGGATTAGTAATCGTTTCAATATAGATTGCTTTTGTATTTGGTTTTATTTTTTTCTTCCAGTGTGTGGGATCAGTTGCATCAATAAAATCACAGCTGATGCCAAACGAAGCAGCGTGTTTCTGGAAAAAATTCATGGTGCCGCCATAGAGCGATTGATGGGCTAAGAGGTGGTCTCCATGTTTGAGGGTCGCAAGGAGCGCTGTGGTAATCGCGGCCATGCCACTGGAAAAGACAAGGGCTGCTTCAGCATGTTCAAGCGCTGCAAGTTTGTGATGAAGTACTTCATGATTCGGGAGATTCGATCTTCGGATGTATTTTGTATCCCCTTGTTGCGCATCATTATATTCATAAGCAGATGATTGAAAAATCGGCAGCGTTACTTCACCCTCATAAGATGTTTCCCTTTCGCCAGCATGAATGACGGCAGTTTCAAGTGTGTAAGATTTTTTCATATTTTCTCCTGTTTTCTCTACCTAAAAGATCGTCATTCATTTCACAAGCTGCTTCATTGACACTGCTAAAGTGCTAGGCTACGAAATCTGAAAGAGAAGGAGGACGTATGACACTTACCTTAAAAAGTAATGGATTTGATGCGAATGGACTGATTCCTCAAAAGTTTACGTGCGACGGGAAAGATATTTCTCCTGAACTTGAGTGGAGTGGGGTCCCTGCTGGAACAAAATCATTAGCACTTATCGTCGATGATCCTGACGCTCCGATGGGAACGTGGGACCACTGGCTTCTCTTTAATATTCCAATGAACGTTACGAAATTTTCTGAAGGGATGAAAGCACGACCACTCGGAACGATTGAAGGAAAAAATAGTTGGAATCGAACAGGTTATGGTGGGCCGTGTCCTCCAGATCGCGAACATCGCTACTTTTTCAAACTCTATGCGCTTGATACGACACTGAGTCTGAAAACAGGCGCGACGAAAAAAGAAATTGAAAAAGCGATGCAAGGGCACATCCTCGCACAAACAGAATTGATCGGAAGATACGATCGTCCACGACGATAACTTTTGCAAACGCATATAATATGGAAGACACAACCTTCAATCGAAAATTGATTCGAACTTTCGTTGTGGTTCGTTCCGGCTTCTTTTCTGCACTGTTCCCTTTGTTGCTCTGCCATTTTTTATTTATGGAATGAATATTATTCGAAAAAACAGGGTTGTTTGTCCGATACCAAATAGTGTTGTCGGAGGTATACCCTTATGAAGGATGATCTGATTTATCTCCAGCATATCTCCGATGCTCTCAAGAAGATATTTTCGTATACTCACGATGGAAAAGAAGTATTTTTTTTTTGATCGTTCAAAGTTTGATGCTCATGGGACAACTTGCGTTTCGTTCGATTTATAGTTTGAGCCTTGTGCATCTTTTTGGAAGTGATTTTACAAGAGGAATGATCACTTCTTATGATATTCAATTTTTGGTGATGGAAGAGGCGTAACGTTTTGAGGTGTTATTTTTCTTATCTGCATCCCCTGGACTTCCACAAGTTGACGGCCTTCATAACCAAAGGTGTATCGACTTCTCTCAGAGCTTTGAATTTCTGTGATCAAAGATCGCTCACGTTTCGCTGCAAACGATGAAGGTTCCAAGGTTGAATGAACCAGGTCATCGTGAATTTCAGATGTTGGTATTTTTGTTTCTTCATCTGCGTAGTTCCGAAGAAAAATGAGAAGCTTTTGTAAAAAACGGGGGTGTCCCTTCGTGGCTGTATCCACCGCATAAGCAAGAGTTCTTTGACTATTGCGTATCCACGCATTTCCAATTGTTGCCCAATCTTCGTCCGCATCACTTTTCCCATATTCTTCCGCAAAATCTGCTGGATCTGAAGAATCTGCATGTAAACGAGTGAAAGCTTCCCGATCTTCATCTGAAATATGAAAAAAGAGCGGATGGACCGCTGCATGAGCGATCGTATCAATGTCAACATCCTCATAGAGTTCCATTCGGTAACGAAGAGGTTCTCCTCTTCGTGTGCGACCATCAGGGACGACAAGCTCCTGTAGACCTGATGCATGTTTCCGTTTGTCGTGAGAGTGACGTTCGACCCCGATGAAGCGATTTTTTACATGGAGCGGTATTTTGGTCAGTATCTCACGCGCTGCAACAACAGTGCGATCCGAAATTTTTTCTCCCTTGAAGTTAAAAATAATGACGGTCATGTCGGAGCTTTGATGTGGTTTTGCTGGATCTGGTGTGTTTCCAAGGAGAAGCATCGGTTTTATGTCTCCCTCGATTGTTGCAGGAGCAATGACCAGTTGTGAATATGAGTAACTACGATGCGCTTCATCTGCCACTGTTTGGGAATGATCATGCATCCCAAGTTGGAGACCCTGTGCGACGAGCTGCCAGTCCTGCATGCGTTCAGGGTTAAAGGTTCCCTGTCGTAGCCGATCAAGGTCTTGCTGATTCAAATAGATATATTTTCCGTTTTCTGCAGCGATCCTTCTGGCATTTGGGTCCGGATTATTCGCAATCGTGTCATAAAATTCCGATGCGCTCATGACACTTTCTGAAGGAATCTGTCCCCGAACTTCAAGGTTCGTGACAGCGTGTGAAAGATTTGCAAATTGTACTCCCTGTCCAGAAGCGAGTTGCTGAAAATGTTTTGCGGCTGCAAATGTGCGTGGTGAGAACGGTTCCTGACGAAGAGCCTGTTCATAGAAGTGGGCAGTTGCTGAAAATTTTTCCTTTGGAAAGAGGCCATCGACTTGAAGTGTGTAGAGATCATTAATTGCCAGACCTAATGATTTTTTATCGGTCAAACTTTCTGATGATACTGCCTCATTGATAAGAAATATTGCAAGAGGTTGGGCCCGAGCAAAGTTGATCCTACCATAACGATCTAGAATTGCGCGAAGCGCATTCCGGCCATGGAGTGTTTTGGCGATGTCGCGATTGTTCAGAATTTCATCTGCAATATCTAACATGGTCTTTGCAGCATCATCCCCAAACATCTGACCACTTACAGCGTCAATCAGTCGCGGATCGTGCGTTCTCGCCCACTCTTC encodes:
- a CDS encoding cystathionine beta-lyase, which codes for MKKSYTLETAVIHAGERETSYEGEVTLPIFQSSAYEYNDAQQGDTKYIRRSNLPNHEVLHHKLAALEHAEAALVFSSGMAAITTALLATLKHGDHLLAHQSLYGGTMNFFQKHAASFGISCDFIDATDPTHWKKKIKPNTKAIYIETITNPLMEVPHLKAVVDFAREHNLISMTDNTFATPINFRPAELGFDVSLHSATKYLNGHSDLIAGAAIGKKQYITAMLQTMHYLGAALDPHACFLLHRGLKTLAIRMKQHHQNAKQLAEMLSQHPKVKTVSYPGLTTHPQHHFAREFLDGFSGMLSFEIDGDATHTESFFQKLNLDTKAVSLGGVETLLCCPAKTSHAAMGYEERMKAGVSDTLIRVSVGIESAHDLLEDFKQALA